Proteins found in one Campylobacter canadensis genomic segment:
- the rplR gene encoding 50S ribosomal protein L18 has product MRANILKRKLSLRIKRKKRIRAKISGSSVLPRVSIYKSNRTLYVQAIDDVKAHTLASVNGKKIGVKANIEGAKKMAAEFANSLKKLKIEEVVFDRNGYLYHGVIAAFAQALRDNGIKL; this is encoded by the coding sequence ATGAGAGCAAATATCTTAAAAAGAAAATTATCTCTTAGAATTAAGAGAAAAAAGAGAATTCGTGCAAAAATTAGCGGAAGCTCAGTTTTACCAAGAGTTTCTATTTATAAATCAAATAGAACTTTATATGTTCAAGCGATTGATGATGTTAAAGCACATACTTTAGCTTCTGTTAATGGTAAAAAAATAGGTGTAAAAGCAAATATTGAAGGTGCTAAAAAAATGGCAGCTGAATTTGCTAATTCGCTTAAAAAGCTAAAAATTGAAGAAGTTGTGTTTGATAGAAATGGTTATTTATATCATGGTGTTATTGCAGCTTTTGCACAAGCTTTAAGAGATAACGGTATCAAATTATAA
- the rplF gene encoding 50S ribosomal protein L6 → MSRIGKQPIALPSGLSASVSGNVLTISKGSVKKDLDFKGNVNVEVKDNQIIFTPKGDDRSQRAFWGTYRALANNIVIGLSVGFKKVLEINGVGYKAAMKGKTLELALGYSHPVIYDAPEGITIAVEKNTIIISGDDKQVVGQVAAIIREFRPPEPYKGKGIKYQEERIIRKAGKTSKK, encoded by the coding sequence ATGTCAAGAATAGGAAAACAACCAATCGCACTACCAAGCGGACTTAGCGCTAGTGTAAGTGGAAATGTTTTAACAATATCAAAAGGTAGTGTTAAAAAAGACCTTGATTTTAAAGGCAATGTAAATGTTGAAGTAAAAGATAATCAAATTATCTTTACTCCAAAAGGTGATGATAGAAGTCAAAGAGCTTTTTGGGGCACTTATAGAGCATTAGCAAATAATATTGTTATTGGTTTATCAGTGGGCTTTAAAAAAGTTTTAGAAATTAACGGTGTTGGATACAAAGCAGCTATGAAGGGTAAAACTTTAGAATTAGCATTAGGTTATTCTCATCCTGTTATTTATGATGCACCTGAAGGAATAACAATTGCAGTTGAAAAAAACACTATTATTATTAGTGGTGATGATAAGCAAGTTGTAGGACAAGTTGCGGCTATAATCCGTGAGTTTAGACCACCTGAGCCATATAAAGGTAAGGGTATTAAGTACCAAGAAGAGCGCATAATCCGCAAAGCTGGTAAAACATCTAAGAAGTAA
- the rpsH gene encoding 30S ribosomal protein S8: MINDLISDSITRIRNAALRRLDNTQLLHSRVIESLVEIFKTKGYIEDYNVIEDNKKKFINVVLKYDEKGRSVINEIKRVSKPGRRIYRGKEDIKRFKNGYGTIVVSTSKGVLSNDVAYKEGIGGEVLCTIW; encoded by the coding sequence ATGATAAATGATTTAATTTCAGATTCAATAACACGCATTAGAAATGCTGCTTTAAGAAGATTAGACAATACTCAATTACTACATTCAAGAGTAATTGAGTCTTTAGTTGAAATTTTTAAAACTAAGGGTTATATTGAAGATTATAATGTTATTGAAGATAATAAAAAGAAATTCATCAATGTTGTTTTAAAATATGATGAAAAAGGTAGAAGCGTTATTAATGAAATCAAAAGAGTAAGCAAGCCAGGTAGAAGAATTTATCGTGGTAAAGAAGATATTAAACGCTTCAAAAATGGTTATGGTACAATTGTAGTAAGCACTAGTAAAGGCGTTTTAAGTAACGATGTTGCCTATAAAGAAGGTATAGGTGGCGAAGTGCTTTGTACTATTTGGTAA
- a CDS encoding type Z 30S ribosomal protein S14 translates to MAKKSMIAKAARPAKFKVRAYTRCQICGRPHSVYRDFGICRVCLRKMANEGLIPGLKKASW, encoded by the coding sequence ATGGCTAAAAAATCAATGATAGCAAAAGCTGCTCGTCCAGCTAAATTTAAAGTAAGAGCTTATACAAGATGCCAAATTTGTGGTCGTCCGCACTCTGTATATAGAGATTTTGGTATTTGCCGTGTTTGTCTTAGAAAAATGGCTAATGAGGGTTTAATCCCAGGTCTTAAAAAAGCAAGCTGGTAA
- the rplE gene encoding 50S ribosomal protein L5 produces the protein MRLKEKYANSIKAELAKEFDIKNPMLIPAIEKVVISVGLNADFTKDQKVLQSVVDTISLISGQKAVVTKAKKSVAGFKVRDGFPVGVMVTLRKTNMYAFLDKLVSIALPRVKDFRGLSRDGFDGRGNYNFGLDEQLMFPEVVYDNILRTHGMNISIVTTAQNDKQALKLLELFGVPFTKGK, from the coding sequence ATGAGACTAAAAGAAAAATATGCAAATAGCATTAAAGCTGAATTAGCAAAAGAATTTGATATTAAAAATCCAATGTTAATTCCAGCTATTGAAAAGGTAGTTATTAGCGTTGGTTTAAATGCAGATTTTACAAAAGACCAAAAAGTTTTACAAAGCGTTGTTGATACAATAAGTCTTATTTCAGGACAAAAAGCTGTAGTTACAAAAGCAAAAAAATCAGTTGCGGGCTTTAAGGTTCGTGATGGTTTCCCAGTTGGTGTAATGGTAACTTTAAGAAAAACAAATATGTATGCGTTTTTAGATAAGTTAGTTTCAATAGCTTTACCAAGAGTTAAAGACTTTAGAGGTTTAAGCCGTGATGGTTTTGATGGTCGTGGAAATTATAATTTTGGTTTAGATGAACAGTTAATGTTCCCAGAAGTTGTTTATGATAATATTTTAAGAACACATGGTATGAATATTAGTATTGTTACAACAGCACAAAATGATAAACAAGCACTCAAATTATTAGAATTATTTGGTGTGCCTTTCACAAAAGGAAAGTAA
- the rplX gene encoding 50S ribosomal protein L24 yields MAIKFKIKKGDNVKVIAGDDKGKTGVVKAVLPKKHQVIVEGCKIAKKAVKPSEKHQNGGFINKEMPMDISNVAKVEG; encoded by the coding sequence ATGGCAATTAAGTTCAAAATTAAAAAAGGTGATAATGTAAAAGTAATTGCTGGTGATGATAAGGGTAAGACAGGTGTTGTAAAGGCAGTTTTACCTAAAAAACATCAAGTTATTGTTGAAGGTTGTAAAATAGCAAAAAAAGCTGTTAAACCAAGTGAAAAACACCAAAATGGCGGCTTTATAAATAAAGAAATGCCAATGGATATTTCAAATGTTGCAAAGGTGGAAGGCTAA
- the rplN gene encoding 50S ribosomal protein L14, with translation MIQSFTRLVVADNSGAKELMCIKVLGGSKRRYATVGDVIVASVKKALPNGKVKKGQVVKAVIVRTTKEVQRENGSLIRFDENAAVILDNKREPIGTRIFGPVGREVRYGGFMKIVSLAPEVL, from the coding sequence ATGATACAAAGTTTTACAAGGCTTGTAGTTGCTGATAATAGCGGCGCAAAAGAATTAATGTGTATTAAAGTTTTAGGTGGTAGTAAAAGAAGATATGCTACTGTAGGTGATGTTATTGTTGCATCTGTTAAAAAAGCTTTACCAAATGGAAAAGTTAAAAAAGGTCAAGTTGTAAAAGCAGTAATTGTAAGAACAACTAAAGAAGTTCAAAGAGAAAATGGTTCATTAATTCGTTTTGATGAAAATGCTGCTGTAATTCTTGACAACAAAAGAGAACCTATTGGTACTCGTATTTTTGGACCTGTTGGTAGAGAAGTAAGATATGGTGGCTTTATGAAAATTGTTTCACTTGCACCGGAGGTTTTATAA
- the rpsQ gene encoding 30S ribosomal protein S17 — MTFKREIQGVIVTKTGDKTISVLVERKVVHPRYRKIVKRFKKYLVHDEKNSAKVGDTIIAIECRPISKRKSFRLKTIVAAGVE, encoded by the coding sequence ATGACATTTAAAAGAGAAATTCAAGGCGTAATCGTTACTAAAACTGGGGATAAAACTATTAGCGTTTTAGTTGAACGCAAAGTTGTTCATCCAAGATATAGAAAAATAGTAAAACGCTTTAAAAAGTATTTAGTGCATGATGAAAAGAATAGTGCAAAAGTAGGCGATACAATTATTGCAATTGAGTGCAGACCTATTTCAAAACGCAAATCTTTTCGTTTAAAAACAATAGTAGCAGCAGGAGTTGAGTAA
- the rpmC gene encoding 50S ribosomal protein L29 encodes MKYTELKDKSVEELNTMLKEKKLLLFTLKQKLKTMQLTNTNELRVVRKDIAKINTAISAMK; translated from the coding sequence ATGAAATATACTGAGCTAAAAGATAAAAGTGTAGAAGAATTAAACACTATGTTAAAAGAAAAAAAGTTGCTTTTATTTACTCTTAAACAAAAGCTTAAAACGATGCAGCTTACAAATACAAATGAGCTTCGCGTAGTAAGAAAAGATATTGCAAAAATTAATACTGCAATTTCAGCTATGAAATAA
- the rplP gene encoding 50S ribosomal protein L16 → MLMPKRTKYRKMMKGRNWGYACRGTKLALGDYALKATEAGRVNSRQIEAARVALTRFVKRQGKTWIRVFPDKPLTKKPLETRMGKGKGSVEEWVMNIQPGRILFEMTGVSEEMARSALALAMSKLPFKTKFVTRESENEIY, encoded by the coding sequence ATGTTGATGCCAAAAAGAACAAAATATAGAAAAATGATGAAGGGCCGCAACTGGGGTTACGCTTGCCGTGGAACAAAGTTAGCTTTAGGTGATTATGCATTAAAAGCTACTGAAGCAGGACGCGTAAATTCTCGCCAAATTGAAGCGGCAAGGGTTGCATTAACTCGTTTTGTTAAAAGACAAGGAAAAACTTGGATTAGAGTATTCCCAGATAAACCACTTACTAAAAAACCACTTGAAACAAGAATGGGTAAAGGTAAGGGTAGTGTTGAAGAATGGGTAATGAATATTCAGCCAGGTAGAATTCTTTTTGAAATGACAGGCGTTAGCGAAGAGATGGCTAGATCAGCTCTAGCACTTGCTATGAGTAAATTGCCGTTTAAAACTAAGTTTGTAACAAGAGAGAGTGAAAATGAAATATACTGA
- the rpsC gene encoding 30S ribosomal protein S3 codes for MGQKVNPIGLRLGIYRNWESRWFPAKASLAQSIGEDYKIRAFLKKELYYAGISQIIIERTAKKLRVTVVAARPGIIIGKKGSDVEVLKSKLQKIINKEVNLNIKEERKANASAQLAAESVATQLEKRVAFRRAMKKVIQNAQKAGAKGIKVSVSGRLGGAEMARTEWYLEGRVPLHTLRARIDYGFAEAHTTYGNIGIKVWIFKGEVLQKGVVAAEKNDEAAKKPRRARRGK; via the coding sequence ATGGGACAAAAAGTAAATCCAATAGGCCTTAGATTAGGTATTTATAGAAATTGGGAATCAAGATGGTTTCCTGCAAAAGCTTCTTTAGCACAAAGCATTGGTGAAGATTACAAAATTAGAGCTTTTCTTAAAAAAGAGCTTTATTATGCAGGAATTTCTCAAATAATTATTGAAAGAACTGCTAAAAAATTAAGAGTTACTGTAGTTGCAGCTCGTCCTGGAATTATTATTGGTAAAAAAGGTAGTGATGTTGAGGTATTAAAATCAAAATTACAAAAAATTATCAATAAAGAAGTAAATCTTAATATTAAAGAAGAAAGAAAAGCTAATGCTTCAGCACAATTAGCTGCAGAAAGTGTTGCAACACAACTTGAAAAGCGTGTAGCTTTCCGTCGTGCAATGAAGAAAGTTATCCAAAATGCACAAAAAGCAGGTGCTAAAGGTATTAAAGTTTCTGTTTCAGGTCGTTTAGGTGGAGCTGAAATGGCTAGAACTGAATGGTATTTAGAAGGTCGTGTGCCACTTCATACTTTAAGAGCAAGAATTGATTATGGTTTTGCAGAAGCACATACAACTTATGGAAATATAGGTATTAAAGTGTGGATATTTAAAGGTGAAGTATTGCAAAAAGGTGTTGTAGCAGCAGAAAAAAATGATGAAGCAGCAAAAAAACCAAGAAGAGCAAGAAGAGGTAAATAA
- the rplV gene encoding 50S ribosomal protein L22: MSRALIKFIRLSPIKARLIAREVQGMNAELAMASLKFMPNKAAKHICNAISSAVANGGYEPSEVIVSSCRVDAGAVLKRFRPRARGSASRIRKPTAHILVEVSRANKESKES, encoded by the coding sequence ATGAGTAGAGCATTAATTAAATTCATAAGACTATCTCCAATTAAAGCTAGACTAATTGCAAGAGAAGTTCAAGGAATGAATGCAGAGCTTGCTATGGCAAGTTTAAAATTTATGCCAAATAAGGCGGCTAAACATATTTGCAATGCAATTTCAAGTGCAGTTGCAAACGGTGGTTATGAGCCAAGTGAAGTTATTGTTAGTTCTTGCCGTGTTGATGCAGGTGCTGTGCTAAAAAGATTTAGACCAAGAGCAAGAGGTAGTGCAAGTCGCATTAGAAAACCAACTGCTCATATTTTAGTAGAAGTTAGCAGAGCAAATAAAGAAAGTAAGGAAAGCTAA
- the rpsS gene encoding 30S ribosomal protein S19 — protein MARSLKKGPFVDSHVMKKVVAAKKANDNKPIKTWSRRSTITPDMIGLTFNVHNGKSFIPVYVTENHIGYKLGEFAPTRTFKGHKGSVQKKIGK, from the coding sequence ATGGCTAGATCATTAAAAAAAGGTCCTTTTGTAGATTCTCATGTTATGAAAAAAGTTGTCGCAGCAAAAAAAGCTAACGATAATAAACCAATTAAAACTTGGTCAAGAAGAAGCACAATTACTCCTGATATGATAGGACTTACATTTAATGTGCATAATGGTAAAAGTTTTATTCCTGTATATGTAACAGAAAATCACATTGGATATAAATTAGGCGAATTTGCGCCAACTCGCACATTTAAAGGGCATAAAGGCTCTGTGCAAAAGAAAATTGGTAAGTAA